A genome region from Geminicoccus roseus DSM 18922 includes the following:
- a CDS encoding DEAD/DEAH box helicase — translation MAFKAPPISSSVPDSPDKLFRDLPRRTHPSLFDHQGQMLRAYHADAQNEPDVALQLPTGSGKTLVGLLLAEWRRRKYNEKVVYLCPTRQLVNQVVEEATKKYGIAVENMAGPVRELSQEAKGAYSNAERIAVTTFNGLFNSNPFFRNPDVIIIDDAHASEQYIASHWTVTIDRFNTDDANLFAAVSSVLKSVLDDVSYTRLTGHWDNVDDKFWVDKLPTNQLLTIQEELRSVINANINGNEQKYSWRMISDHLTSCHIYVGSSQVLLRPLIPPTWSHAPFENATQRVYMSATLGAGGDLERLTGRTKIKRLPIPDGWDKQGIGRRFFIFPERSLKDDAILRLRHSLMNAAGRSLVLSPSNATADAVRADVNSSLGFPTMGANDIEATKTPFTSLPKAVAVVANRYDGIDFPGDDCRLLFVEGLPRATNLQERFLMNRMGAQLLFNERVQTRVLQAVGRCTRGLNDYSAVVVTGEELPDYLTNPKRRSYFHPELQAELEFGINQSTQVDNSDIVENFRIFIEHGVDWEQANQQIIDARAVATQISFPAMDQLDSAVAYEVKYQQRMWQGDHVQALDHAREVLGKLNDPLLRGYRALWHYLAGSAAEIAVREGHTNLEQPARAQFRSAKEAAKGIPWMVKLSHGTDAVESREEMQNSITMLQIEQLESNLVRLGTITNRSFTERENAIRTGINSSNDFEQAQVLLGRHLGFSVGKRESDASPDPWWIVENICIVFEDHADAKPVGAQVDATKARQAASHPDWIRSNLPEAKSASIISVLVTPAKTALVGALPSLSRVSYWDLDEFRVWAEAVLQTVRELRRKFVEPGDLDWRAQAAAALVACGADAPSLFANLSCRIASTHLSSA, via the coding sequence ATGGCATTCAAAGCACCACCCATTTCCAGCTCAGTTCCAGATAGTCCAGACAAATTATTTCGCGATCTTCCTCGTCGAACGCACCCGAGCTTGTTTGATCATCAAGGGCAAATGCTGCGTGCATATCATGCTGACGCACAAAACGAACCTGATGTTGCGCTCCAACTTCCAACTGGCAGCGGGAAGACCCTAGTTGGCTTATTGCTCGCGGAGTGGCGTAGAAGAAAGTACAATGAAAAAGTAGTCTATCTTTGCCCGACCCGTCAGTTGGTCAATCAGGTAGTTGAAGAGGCCACAAAGAAATACGGAATTGCTGTAGAGAATATGGCAGGTCCAGTACGAGAACTGTCCCAGGAGGCAAAGGGAGCATATTCAAATGCGGAGCGTATCGCTGTTACTACTTTCAACGGCTTGTTTAACTCTAATCCGTTTTTTAGAAATCCCGATGTCATCATAATTGACGACGCCCATGCATCAGAACAGTATATTGCTAGTCACTGGACTGTCACAATAGATCGATTCAATACTGACGATGCGAACCTGTTCGCAGCAGTAAGTTCAGTCCTAAAATCTGTTCTCGACGATGTATCATATACTCGCCTAACTGGACACTGGGACAACGTTGATGACAAATTCTGGGTCGACAAATTGCCAACCAACCAACTTCTGACGATCCAAGAAGAACTCCGATCAGTTATAAATGCTAATATTAACGGCAATGAACAAAAATATTCGTGGCGGATGATATCTGATCATCTTACTTCATGCCATATTTATGTAGGATCTTCTCAAGTATTACTGCGACCTTTGATCCCTCCGACATGGAGTCACGCTCCATTCGAGAACGCAACGCAGCGTGTATATATGTCGGCAACGCTTGGAGCGGGAGGCGACCTGGAACGATTGACTGGCCGCACTAAAATCAAGCGGCTTCCCATTCCTGACGGCTGGGACAAACAAGGAATTGGGAGGCGTTTCTTTATATTTCCTGAAAGATCATTGAAGGATGATGCCATACTCCGACTCCGACATTCGTTGATGAATGCAGCAGGTCGTAGTCTTGTTCTCTCTCCCAGTAACGCTACTGCAGATGCTGTACGCGCGGATGTTAATAGCTCACTCGGTTTTCCAACTATGGGAGCTAATGATATTGAGGCTACAAAAACCCCCTTTACTTCACTACCAAAGGCTGTCGCTGTAGTTGCAAATCGATATGATGGTATAGATTTTCCCGGAGACGATTGCCGTCTATTATTTGTTGAGGGCCTGCCTCGCGCTACAAATTTGCAAGAACGCTTTCTTATGAATCGCATGGGTGCTCAATTGCTCTTCAACGAGCGTGTTCAGACAAGGGTACTGCAAGCTGTAGGCCGCTGTACCCGGGGTCTAAATGATTACTCTGCTGTTGTCGTAACGGGCGAGGAACTTCCTGACTATCTAACTAATCCGAAGCGTAGATCCTATTTTCATCCCGAGCTACAGGCTGAGCTTGAGTTCGGCATCAATCAGTCAACACAAGTCGATAACTCAGATATTGTTGAGAACTTCCGGATTTTTATAGAACATGGCGTTGATTGGGAACAAGCTAACCAGCAGATTATTGATGCCCGAGCCGTAGCAACACAAATTAGCTTTCCGGCAATGGATCAACTTGATAGTGCAGTAGCGTACGAGGTGAAATATCAACAACGAATGTGGCAAGGCGACCATGTCCAGGCACTTGACCACGCTCGCGAAGTTCTAGGAAAATTGAACGATCCCTTACTCCGCGGTTACCGGGCGCTTTGGCATTACTTAGCCGGTAGCGCGGCGGAAATTGCTGTTAGAGAGGGCCATACAAACCTCGAGCAGCCAGCTAGAGCGCAGTTTAGAAGTGCTAAGGAGGCCGCCAAAGGCATTCCTTGGATGGTTAAGCTATCTCATGGCACGGATGCAGTCGAGTCGAGGGAGGAGATGCAGAATTCAATAACAATGCTCCAAATTGAGCAACTTGAGAGTAACCTTGTGAGACTTGGTACAATTACAAACAGATCTTTTACTGAGCGAGAAAATGCTATCCGAACTGGCATAAATTCATCAAATGACTTTGAGCAGGCTCAAGTTTTATTAGGAAGGCATTTAGGATTTTCTGTGGGGAAGCGCGAATCTGATGCCTCACCTGATCCTTGGTGGATAGTCGAGAATATTTGCATAGTTTTCGAGGATCACGCTGATGCGAAGCCTGTTGGCGCCCAGGTTGATGCTACAAAAGCTCGCCAAGCGGCATCCCATCCTGACTGGATTCGTTCTAATTTACCTGAAGCTAAGTCCGCCAGTATCATCTCTGTGCTGGTCACTCCTGCCAAGACCGCGCTTGTAGGCGCTTTACCTTCCCTTAGTCGGGTCTCGTACTGGGATCTTGATGAATTTCGGGTTTGGGCTGAAGCCGTGCTGCAGACTGTACGAGAGCTACGGAGAAAGTTTGTCGAGCCAGGAGACCTCGATTGGCGAGCTCAGGCGGCAGCTGCGCTAGTTGCTTGCGGAGCAGATGCGCCCTCCCTATTCGCAAATCTGAGTTGCCGGATCGCTTCAACTCATTTGAGTAGTGCATGA
- a CDS encoding cyclic nucleotide-binding domain-containing protein: MALLLDIASLREQIEALPIETFAPGTTILSAGTSTGKLFILASGHARVEKDGVPIGELTEPGAVVGEISALLGQTHTADVRAVEECSFRVAEAEAFLRGDPVAALFVATIMARRLASANDALVEVRREIAAGKPKGVIGRALDRLADSLRMDTDPELAKYMYGGWI; the protein is encoded by the coding sequence TTGGCACTACTCCTAGACATCGCATCCCTGCGGGAGCAGATCGAGGCGCTTCCCATCGAGACGTTCGCTCCTGGTACGACCATTCTCTCCGCCGGGACCAGCACCGGCAAGCTGTTCATCCTGGCTTCCGGACATGCAAGGGTCGAGAAGGACGGGGTGCCGATCGGGGAGCTGACTGAGCCTGGCGCGGTGGTCGGGGAGATCTCGGCGCTGCTCGGGCAGACGCATACCGCCGACGTGCGCGCGGTGGAGGAATGCAGCTTCCGGGTGGCGGAGGCGGAAGCATTCCTGCGTGGCGATCCGGTGGCGGCGCTGTTCGTGGCGACGATCATGGCCAGGCGGCTGGCCAGCGCCAACGACGCGCTGGTGGAGGTGCGCCGGGAGATCGCGGCGGGCAAGCCCAAGGGGGTGATCGGGCGGGCGCTCGACAGGCTGGCGGACAGCCTGCGGATGGATACCGACCCGGAGCTGGCGAAGTACATGTATGGGGGGTGGATCTAG
- a CDS encoding endonuclease/exonuclease/phosphatase family protein, which yields MRERHAGRLPSHILSILQQERITYRAEHAAGTGTLIASYNVHKCVGMDNRFDPGRTAAVIGEIHADVIALQEADQRFGERSGLLDLAQLERSCGLLPVPVRGSAKGHGWHGNVLLVRQGTVRDVHQISLPGVEPRGALVVDLDLAAGPLRIIAAHLGLLRRSRARQAEAILAAMESRAERPTLLMGDLNEWRLGQRSSLLRLDPSFGPLAPALPSFPSRFPIFALDRILANPARLISSIEVHDTRLARMASDHLPVKARIDLEASAPHLPADDAAIAA from the coding sequence ATGAGAGAGCGCCATGCCGGCCGGCTTCCCTCGCACATCCTGTCGATCCTGCAGCAGGAGCGGATCACCTACCGCGCCGAGCATGCCGCCGGAACCGGCACCCTGATCGCCTCCTACAACGTCCACAAATGCGTGGGCATGGACAACCGCTTCGATCCCGGGCGCACCGCCGCGGTGATCGGCGAGATCCATGCCGACGTGATCGCCCTGCAGGAAGCCGACCAGCGCTTCGGCGAACGCTCCGGCCTGCTGGACCTGGCCCAGCTGGAGCGCAGCTGCGGCCTCCTGCCCGTGCCGGTGCGCGGCAGCGCCAAGGGCCATGGCTGGCACGGCAACGTCCTGCTGGTCCGCCAGGGCACCGTGCGCGACGTCCACCAGATCAGCCTGCCGGGCGTGGAGCCGCGCGGCGCCCTGGTGGTCGACCTGGACCTGGCCGCCGGGCCCCTGCGGATCATCGCCGCCCATCTGGGCCTGCTGCGCCGCTCGCGCGCCCGCCAGGCCGAGGCGATCCTGGCGGCCATGGAGAGCCGCGCCGAGCGGCCGACCCTGCTCATGGGCGACCTGAACGAGTGGCGGCTGGGCCAGCGCTCGTCGCTGTTGCGCCTGGACCCGTCCTTCGGCCCGCTGGCCCCGGCCCTGCCGAGCTTTCCCTCGCGCTTCCCGATCTTCGCCCTGGACCGGATCCTGGCCAACCCCGCCCGGCTGATCTCCAGCATCGAGGTGCACGACACGAGGCTGGCCCGGATGGCCTCGGACCACCTGCCGGTCAAGGCGCGCATCGACCTGGAGGCGAGCGCCCCGCACCTGCCCGCCGACGACGCCGCAATCGCCGCCTGA
- a CDS encoding phospholipase D family protein, with translation MQPLLVLLIVVACFVAASFLAVWSYGRFARRARGTPTTALPVQDDATPLDRLLAPLLADHPGQSGLLLVEDNLDAFAVRARSARMAGRSLDLQYYFWEHGLTGRLLSQELLDAADRGVRVRLLIDDINTRGRDKTYRALDHHPNISVRLFNPARNRSDQVRRGIEMILRAFRITRRMHNKAWIVDGRLAVVGGRNIGDAYFDADEEANFRDLDVVMVGDAVAQAEHVFDAFWNSDVSIPLTAFAYPRKVGLDYARSRLARTSADQRCRPYQERAALALGDLMDGARQLRWTEHARILWDPPEKAAGSGQQNWLMHAIRPEILAARRCLEIISPYFIPGEAFMRELARMAKGGVDIGVLTNSLAATDVAAVHGAYMRCRYPLAAAGVRLYELKPYQHRPNISLFGSSRASLHTKAFTVDEHTGFIGSMNFDPRSRSLNCEMGVLFTEPELVAQVRANFADETSPEKSYQVQADSGVLVWQDRAAALPQTLRAEPEASLSRRLLARLISILPVQSQL, from the coding sequence ATGCAGCCGCTCCTCGTCCTCCTCATCGTGGTGGCCTGCTTCGTCGCCGCCTCGTTCCTGGCGGTGTGGTCCTATGGCCGGTTCGCCCGCCGGGCCCGCGGCACCCCCACCACTGCCCTGCCGGTCCAGGACGACGCCACCCCGCTCGACCGGCTGCTGGCGCCGCTGCTGGCCGACCATCCGGGCCAGAGCGGCCTCCTGCTGGTTGAGGACAACCTGGACGCCTTCGCGGTGCGCGCCCGCTCCGCCCGCATGGCCGGGCGCAGCCTCGACCTGCAGTATTATTTCTGGGAGCACGGCCTGACCGGACGGCTTCTGTCCCAGGAGCTGCTGGACGCCGCCGATCGGGGCGTGCGCGTGCGCCTGCTGATCGACGACATCAACACCCGCGGCCGCGACAAGACCTATCGCGCCCTGGACCACCACCCCAACATCTCCGTCCGCCTGTTCAACCCGGCGCGCAACCGCTCCGACCAGGTCCGCCGCGGCATCGAGATGATCCTGCGCGCGTTCCGGATCACCAGGCGGATGCACAACAAGGCGTGGATCGTCGACGGGCGGCTGGCCGTGGTCGGCGGCCGCAACATCGGCGACGCCTATTTCGACGCCGACGAGGAGGCCAATTTCCGCGACCTCGACGTCGTCATGGTCGGCGACGCCGTGGCCCAGGCCGAGCATGTGTTCGACGCGTTCTGGAACAGCGACGTCTCCATCCCGCTCACCGCCTTCGCCTACCCGCGCAAGGTCGGCCTGGACTATGCCCGCTCCCGCCTGGCCCGGACCAGCGCCGACCAGCGCTGCCGGCCCTACCAGGAGCGCGCCGCCCTGGCACTGGGCGACCTCATGGACGGCGCCCGGCAGCTGCGCTGGACGGAGCATGCCCGCATCCTCTGGGACCCGCCGGAAAAGGCCGCCGGCTCCGGTCAGCAGAACTGGCTGATGCACGCGATCCGCCCGGAGATCCTGGCCGCGCGCCGCTGCCTGGAGATCATCTCGCCCTACTTCATTCCCGGCGAGGCGTTCATGCGCGAGCTGGCGCGCATGGCCAAGGGCGGCGTCGACATCGGCGTGCTGACCAATTCCCTGGCCGCCACCGACGTCGCCGCGGTGCACGGCGCCTACATGCGCTGCCGCTATCCGCTGGCCGCCGCCGGGGTGCGCCTCTACGAGCTCAAGCCCTACCAGCACCGACCGAACATCTCCCTGTTCGGCTCCAGCCGCGCCAGCCTGCACACCAAGGCGTTCACGGTCGACGAGCATACCGGCTTCATCGGCTCGATGAACTTCGACCCGCGCTCCCGCTCGCTGAACTGCGAGATGGGCGTCCTGTTCACCGAGCCCGAGCTGGTGGCCCAGGTCCGCGCCAACTTCGCCGACGAGACCTCGCCGGAAAAGAGCTACCAGGTCCAGGCCGATTCCGGCGTCCTCGTCTGGCAGGACCGCGCCGCCGCGCTGCCGCAAACCCTGCGCGCCGAGCCCGAGGCCAGCCTGTCCCGCCGCCTGCTGGCCCGCCTGATCAGCATCCTGCCGGTCCAGTCGCAGCTTTGA
- a CDS encoding glycoside hydrolase family 5 protein, whose translation MSRVQGLLFAILLSIVVGCSGTPTVAATSNPIPPGYLKTYGNKIRDMQNHNIRILGVNWFGFETETMTPHGLWARNYKSMISQIASMGFNTIRLPFSLAMLSGTVADVGGVHMTLNQEFQNKTPLQIMDAVIAYAGQEGLRVLLDMHSIEPDENQGKWYSATRTEADWINGWKFLAARYANNPTVIGADLFNEPSGAWGTGAADDWARAATAAGNAIHTVNNKWLIVVEGVRYWNNTWYWWGGGLQAVATMPIVLNTPNKVVYSPHDYPPSLHEQPWYQDPNYPNNLPAVWESHWGFIETQNIAPILLGEFGSGLATTRDNQWADTLAAYIKSEKLDWAYFAFNANGQPTMGVLNPDWTTLNPSRQTYLLNLISNTKI comes from the coding sequence ATGTCGCGAGTTCAAGGACTACTGTTCGCAATCCTGCTGTCGATCGTGGTCGGCTGTTCCGGCACCCCGACGGTTGCCGCGACGTCCAATCCGATACCGCCAGGCTACCTCAAGACCTACGGCAACAAGATCAGGGACATGCAGAACCACAACATCCGGATCCTGGGTGTGAACTGGTTCGGTTTCGAAACGGAGACCATGACGCCGCACGGGCTGTGGGCGCGCAACTACAAGTCGATGATCAGCCAGATCGCCTCGATGGGCTTCAACACCATCCGGCTGCCGTTCTCCCTGGCCATGCTGTCCGGAACCGTCGCCGATGTCGGCGGCGTGCACATGACGCTGAACCAGGAGTTCCAGAACAAGACGCCCTTGCAGATCATGGACGCGGTGATCGCCTATGCCGGCCAGGAAGGCCTGCGGGTGCTGCTCGACATGCACAGCATCGAGCCCGACGAAAACCAAGGCAAATGGTACAGCGCCACCCGCACCGAGGCGGACTGGATCAACGGCTGGAAGTTCCTGGCGGCGCGCTACGCCAACAACCCGACCGTGATCGGCGCCGATCTGTTCAACGAGCCGTCCGGGGCCTGGGGCACGGGTGCTGCCGACGACTGGGCGCGGGCCGCGACCGCGGCCGGCAACGCGATCCACACGGTCAACAACAAGTGGCTGATCGTGGTGGAAGGCGTGCGCTACTGGAACAACACCTGGTACTGGTGGGGTGGCGGCCTGCAGGCGGTGGCGACCATGCCGATCGTGCTGAACACGCCCAACAAGGTGGTGTACTCGCCGCACGACTACCCGCCGTCGCTGCACGAGCAGCCCTGGTACCAGGACCCGAACTACCCGAACAACCTGCCGGCGGTGTGGGAATCGCACTGGGGCTTCATCGAGACCCAGAACATCGCGCCGATCCTGCTGGGCGAATTCGGCTCCGGCCTCGCCACCACCCGTGACAACCAGTGGGCCGACACGCTGGCCGCCTACATCAAGTCCGAGAAGCTGGACTGGGCCTACTTCGCCTTCAACGCCAACGGCCAGCCGACCATGGGCGTGCTCAACCCGGACTGGACCACGCTGAACCCCAGCCGGCAGACCTACCTGCTGAACCTGATCAGCAACACCAAGATCTAG